Proteins co-encoded in one Salvia splendens isolate huo1 chromosome 4, SspV2, whole genome shotgun sequence genomic window:
- the LOC121797621 gene encoding probable inactive poly [ADP-ribose] polymerase SRO5 isoform X2, with protein sequence MCSEKFDDNLISGSNHVSIEKRSKKLTLFEDLVYDSDAFDSNSCPSDCESGVSGGENDRYSDGGGQEIHGMIAKKLVSSLSSSGLDARVEGIHRIDFSSFTSRAKLQSFCIYSKAVEMKCNGDANVKYAWFGASKPEITAILSHGFSLPTSKGTHGYGVHLSPVDHPVQSLALDGADENGLMHMLLCRVIMGKMEAVLCCSDQYNPSCQEFDSGCDDLASPGRYIVWSSRMNTHILPEYVISFKASSYNQEKQRKLQPPRVPRSDWMPFPSLIAAMSKFLPRDAIQSISKLHSAYRKQKVTRHEMIRRVRDIAGDKLLMGIIKSYRSKVLFH encoded by the exons ATGTGCAGCGAAAAATTCGACGACAATTTGATCTCTGGATCAAATCATGTTTCAATCGAGAAGAGGAGTAAAAAACTGACGCTGTTTGAAGATCTCGTTTACGATTCAGACGCCTTTGATTCGAATTCTTGCCCCTCCGACTGCGAGAGCGGCGTTTCCGGCGGCGAAAACGACCGATATTCCGACGGCGGCGGACAAGAGATTCATGGGATGATCGCGAAGAAGTTGGTTTCGAGCTTGAGCTCGAGCGGATTGGATGCCAGAGTTGAGGGGATTCACCGGATTGATTTCTCGAGCTTCACGAGCAGAGCAAAGCTTCAATCCTTCTGCATATATTCGAAGGCGGTTGAGATGAAGTGCAACGGCGACGCCAATGTGAAATACGCTTGGTTTGGAGCTTCCAAGCCTGAGATTACTGCGATTCTCTCTCACGGTTTCTCCCTTCCGACCAGTAAAGGAACTCATGGATATGGGGTTCATCTCTCCCCTGTTGATCATCCTGTTCAAAG TTTGGCATTGGATGGTGCTGATGAGAATGGCCTAATGCACATGTTGCTTTGCCGAGTGATAATGGGGAAAATGGAGGCTGTTTTGTGTTGCTCCGATCAGTACAATCCGAGCTGCCAAGAGTTTGATTCCGGCTGCGATGATTTAGCCTCTCCCGGGAGATACATTGTGTGGAGTTCGCGAATGAATACTCACATCTTGCCCGAATACGTGATCAGTTTCAAAGCATCCTCGTATAACCAAG AAAAACAGAGGAAGTTGCAGCCTCCAAGGGTTCCAAGGTCGGATTGGATGCCGTTCCCCAGTCTCATTGCAGCGATGTCCAAGTTCTTGCCTCGTGATGCCATTCAATCGATTTCGAAGCTTCATAGTGCCTACAGG AAGCAGAAGGTGACACGCCACGAAATGATTCGACGTGTGAGGGATATAGCAGGGGACAAGTTGCTGATGGGCATCATAAAATCTTATAGGAGCAAG GTTTTGTTTCACTAA
- the LOC121797621 gene encoding probable inactive poly [ADP-ribose] polymerase SRO5 isoform X1 has protein sequence MCSEKFDDNLISGSNHVSIEKRSKKLTLFEDLVYDSDAFDSNSCPSDCESGVSGGENDRYSDGGGQEIHGMIAKKLVSSLSSSGLDARVEGIHRIDFSSFTSRAKLQSFCIYSKAVEMKCNGDANVKYAWFGASKPEITAILSHGFSLPTSKGTHGYGVHLSPVDHPVQSLALDGADENGLMHMLLCRVIMGKMEAVLCCSDQYNPSCQEFDSGCDDLASPGRYIVWSSRMNTHILPEYVISFKASSYNQEKQRKLQPPRVPRSDWMPFPSLIAAMSKFLPRDAIQSISKLHSAYRKQKVTRHEMIRRVRDIAGDKLLMGIIKSYRSKTKSHL, from the exons ATGTGCAGCGAAAAATTCGACGACAATTTGATCTCTGGATCAAATCATGTTTCAATCGAGAAGAGGAGTAAAAAACTGACGCTGTTTGAAGATCTCGTTTACGATTCAGACGCCTTTGATTCGAATTCTTGCCCCTCCGACTGCGAGAGCGGCGTTTCCGGCGGCGAAAACGACCGATATTCCGACGGCGGCGGACAAGAGATTCATGGGATGATCGCGAAGAAGTTGGTTTCGAGCTTGAGCTCGAGCGGATTGGATGCCAGAGTTGAGGGGATTCACCGGATTGATTTCTCGAGCTTCACGAGCAGAGCAAAGCTTCAATCCTTCTGCATATATTCGAAGGCGGTTGAGATGAAGTGCAACGGCGACGCCAATGTGAAATACGCTTGGTTTGGAGCTTCCAAGCCTGAGATTACTGCGATTCTCTCTCACGGTTTCTCCCTTCCGACCAGTAAAGGAACTCATGGATATGGGGTTCATCTCTCCCCTGTTGATCATCCTGTTCAAAG TTTGGCATTGGATGGTGCTGATGAGAATGGCCTAATGCACATGTTGCTTTGCCGAGTGATAATGGGGAAAATGGAGGCTGTTTTGTGTTGCTCCGATCAGTACAATCCGAGCTGCCAAGAGTTTGATTCCGGCTGCGATGATTTAGCCTCTCCCGGGAGATACATTGTGTGGAGTTCGCGAATGAATACTCACATCTTGCCCGAATACGTGATCAGTTTCAAAGCATCCTCGTATAACCAAG AAAAACAGAGGAAGTTGCAGCCTCCAAGGGTTCCAAGGTCGGATTGGATGCCGTTCCCCAGTCTCATTGCAGCGATGTCCAAGTTCTTGCCTCGTGATGCCATTCAATCGATTTCGAAGCTTCATAGTGCCTACAGG AAGCAGAAGGTGACACGCCACGAAATGATTCGACGTGTGAGGGATATAGCAGGGGACAAGTTGCTGATGGGCATCATAAAATCTTATAGGAGCAAG ACAAAATCACATCTTTGA